The segment CTCACTTCTTTCGTGTTAATATACTGAGCTCTCAAAGTTTCTGACTTCCCTCTCCTGTGTCTCGGTGTATACTCAACCGAAGGCTTCCCTGATGCATTCAAAGTTCAACTAATCAAGTATCATATAATACTAAATACTCCATCTATATAAACAGGACATAATTCATTGGAATTTTCATTACTACCTGTAGTTTGAGTGTGGCATTCATTAAGCTTCCCCGGTTTTCGATGTCCATGATCTTCAACCATTCTTTCATCTTTGAGTGAGCAAGCTAGAAATTCACATCTAATCATTAACATATATcaagaatcaattttttttcatatatatatgaaaaaatttagCATACCATCATCTTCACTCTCCGTTTCAGTATCAACTTCATCTTCACTAAAATCACACACTTTAGGTGCAATATTCAACCATTTCTTCATCACAATGGATGGCCAAAAGGCCTACAACAACACGAAACATCAAAACttagattgaaaatttgaaaacttaCTAACAcgaatactatatatatatatatatatatagtattcgTGTTAGtaagttttcaaattttcaatctaaGTTTTGATGTTTCGTGTTGTTGTAGGCCTTTTGGCCATCCATTGTGATGAAGAAATGGTTGAATATTGCACCTAAAGTGTGTGATTTTAGTGAAGATGAAGTTGATACTGAAACGGAGAGTGAAGATGATGGTATGctaaattttttcatatatatatgaaaaaaaattgattcttgATATATGTTAATGATTAGATGTGAATTTCTAGCTTGCTCACTCAAAGATGAAAGAATGGTTGAAGATCATGGACATCGAAAACCGGGGAAGCTTAATGAATGCCACACTCAAACTACAGGTAGTAATGAAAATTCCAATGAATTATGTCCTGTTTATATAGATGGAGTATTTAGTATTATATGATACTTGATTAGTTGAACTTTGAATGCATCAGGGAAGCCTTCGGTTGAGTATACACCGAGACACAGGAGAGGGAAGTCAGAAACTTTGAGAGCTCAGTATATTAACACGAAAGAAGTGAGGTTTGTCTTTTTCAATCAATTACATGGTGGtttgcttcttcttttttcgGACTTGAAGTCAAGTTGAAAGAGTTAAGAGATTTATATAAGCTTTGATTTTCTGCAGAGTTACAGTTGGTACTTGGAATGTAGCAGGAAGACTGCCAGATGAAGATCTAGATATTGATGAGTGGATTTGTATGCAAGAACCAGCAGATATCTATATTCTTGGGTATGCACAAAAATGCTTTTAGGCACTTTTCAATGAACTGTAGCAGATTTCCTGTTTGTTTTAGCTATATGTCTAATCCGTCATGTTGAAGAGTCTCATCTTTGAtctagcttttggggttgagttaggtcAGATGTATCAGCGCAGAACTCATCCTAATTCTTATTATCTAATGTTAGGCCTCCATATTAAAAATTGTCCACGCTACAGATGTCTAGTTTTGAGTGTGTGGGATTGAAGAGTCCAAAATCGGGCTCTTATGGGATGGGTGGTTCGTTTATATGTGACCTTGACAATACTCACCTCTCGAGCTAGCTTTTCAAGTTGAGTTAGGCTGAAAATTCATTTATATGATGTAGTTGTATATGAATTATATCTGCTGTTTACAGATTCCAAGAGGTGGTTCCTCTGAATGCTGGAAATGTACTGGGAGCAGAAAATAGAAGGCCAGTTCCGAAATGGGAGGCGATCATACGAAGAACATTAAACAGGACGGAGGAACCTGAAACTAAGCTCAAGAGTTATAGTGCTCCGCCTTCTCCAGTTTTAAGGACTTCTTCTGCTGATGACATAATTGCAGATGTGGTTGATGCTCCTGAACTGGATAGAATGGAAAATGAGGCATCAATCGACACAGCTCTGATTTTCGAGAATAATACTATCAACTTAGGGAAAAATCTGCATGTAAAGAGGATGTATGGCATTGATTGTGACAGTAGATTGGATTGGCCTGAACGTCCACTGGATGCGGCATCTCAacttctttcttctaatttaaaGTTGAGGAGAGTCTTCAGTAGTACCGCGAGAGTTGGTTTTGGTACCGTAGACAATCATCTTGCTTTCGACACAACAGGATTAGACGGTAGAGGGTTAAAAAGGGTGCACCAGAGCTCAGGAAACTTAGGATTGATGTCGATGGATAAAAAAGAAGAACCTGTAGTTCTTGATGCACTTTCTGATGGCCCTGATCAATTTTTTGACGAGGAAAATGACATGTNTTTGTTTTCATTTGCATAACACACAATCAAGAAAACAGAAAACAGAAAACAAAACAGaacagagaaaaaaaagagagtaaatGTTTTTAAGTGTTGGTATGAGTttaatatgtaatatatttatgtatatataattaggGGGCTAAATAAATAGGTTGTAAATTTGGTCAGActttttttaatacaaagaagattCTTAGTAAGAACAAATGGAAAGGACAGAAAAACTATTGGCCAAAACAACTTAACAGATATATGCTGTCTTCCAACTtgtatatcaaaaaaaaaataaaaaaatcttgaaTGGTCCTAAAACTTgtcaatttattgaaaataaaaaagtttgatattattgttatgaaacaaattaaaagatgtataaaaattcaatcaacTCATTATCAATTACAAGAAATCTCAAGCACTAAAAGTTGAGTAATTAATGCTTGTTTCACTACTCAAAGGAAGTTTGAACAAATACACGCAATAACAAAGTCAGAATTTTCATTCACaaattcaaaatacaaaaaataaaattgatcaaattaacatttattatatatatataaaaaaaaaaatttaatcatattCTAATAAAACCGCTAGAGTTATTGACACCAAAAGTTAGGACAGATTTTTATGCTTATAAAATATTCCAAAATGCAAATCAGCTGCTTTAATCTTTATTGCATGGTTGTAACTACAAgacaaaaatttattaaaaaattccAGAATGATACAAGACCAtattaatgtaaaatatttaaaaaggatTAAgatctagtttttttttttttaatttttaaaaaagggtaGTTAATCACTTTGTTTAATGAAggatttattaaaatttactaTTGAGTGATCTAGCTACAGGTATTGGCTCCTCATTGCACCTAGAGCCTAAGTTAGCTTGATCAACTATTGATAATTATCCTGCCTACATCCTAAGGTTATGaatttaattcatcaaaaaaataaggccaaatacataaacaaatccctaaacttgttgggttttttccCTCAGGTATCTCAACTAcgttatttttcaattaaatcattgaaccacccataatttgtttcttaaaacactgttggttgattttgatcagcttttctattgtaaatgtctTCAATTATGTtcgaattgtaataattttgattgaaggaatgaagataAACCGTGctagtctcatttgttttctaatgtgttcaaatgacttaagtaaaacacaattattctcaaacattttcactatcaattggatTAATGATTtgtggaacaacatatgtatcctctatcaatacCCCTCACAAATCTGATTCCACATCAGTTAACGGTGTTTGTTTAAACGGAACAAATTATGggggttcaatgattcaataggaaaatgacgtcgttgaggtacctgagggaaaaaacccaacaagtttagggatctgcttatgtatttggccaaaaaataaaaaagatgaaaGCTCCTAGCGTAATagtgaaattaattttttttattaagtgtctgaaatataatatatatatatatatatatatatatatatacctttaaaaaaggaaagtcaacatataatatacatgatacacaaaattaaaatttcaaccTTAGTaaactatataatttttttgaccAATAAATATTCACAAGGCTGTCATTTGACACTCTTTTGGCATAAGGTATCTCCACCACTACTTCTAAAGAGTGGTagagaaagaaaaactaaacaaatTGCTTTTACCTAAAAAATGTACAAATGcaaaagaaaaagcaaaatgTATACATACAATGCAAGTGTGTTTTTGGTACCATATTATGGAGTGTCATTAAATTAGATTCTTATTGCGTAAGATTTATTAATTAACGAAAAAACTTGATTTGTTGGGATTCTTTATCTTGCTTTAGACTCAAAATTGAAACCTTTAGACGAAAAAAGGAGGGCTGACTACGAGAAAAGTAAAGCTTCGTAGGCTCAGTCAACTCACTTATAGTTATAGAATATTaaggttatttttatttaatcagtaAAGAGGAAAGAAAGCAAGGCATGATTAACGAAATTTATAAACCCAAACGATATCACacttttaaaagataatttcaaTGTACCAGTGTATACCTAGCTCCATAGCTTGGCTAGACACTAGCTAGAGAAGGACTAACTTATGGAATCGGAGACGATTTTAGTTATTCCATCATAATTTTTGATTATTACTCATCGATTCTAATTTCCACGTTACCTTTGCTCCAATGTAAACTTAACcacaacatattattttttaagaaaataattaattctttttaagtcaatttggtTAGTGAAGATGTGAGTGATAACGAACAAAACCTAAAAACgtgtaattaaaaataatgcaaCTTGTAAAGAAAAGACACTGCCTGACTTgcacataatataaagattccAAAAAACCCCACtgccaaaaaaaatatgtggttACCTTCTTAcgatagaaaaataaaataaaattttcagattaaaaaaatattatcaaaattataagtCAATGCGTCATTACTAATTTAAAAAGTTAGCGTTCACATTGAATTAAACAGTtgtaatgttttttctttttttaaaattttaacagtTGTAATGTTACAGGACGGatggtgtatatatatataaaatacaaatatacatatagaatATACAAGTTTAcattaatattgataaaatattggCATATGGTGGATGATAATTATCTAATCGCAACCCATAACCAAAGggattaattaaatttacaaGAAATGAATCATTAAATTAAGTTGTGGATCaacaaaattgtataaattaaattaagttgTGGATCATGAGGTGAAACAAATTTATGATCAATGTATGACTTTTTTCCAAGTTTTATTCATTAAAGTCAACTCTAAACTGTCGATTATTGCTTACTCTAAGATAAATGGGCTTCGATTGAACTTCATTTACGATTATCATTGCTCTAAGAGTCTATAAGAAAACAAGTGCTAAGTTTTGATTGGTGgataaatttaatgaataaagaCACCTTTCTCACTCAACATCTTAATATAGAAGACCAATGAAAGACGCTCAAGACTACAACATGCAGTGAAAGAagaatatttgataaaaaaaatttcatcgaTCATATCTCTTAAACACGCTCGAATATAAATATTACGAGCGTTATCACATAGATAAGCAAACAATTCATTATCTCATCAATAAAAATGATTTCATAATAACCTCATATCTATATTGAACAAGTATATAAGTACTAACTAGAATAACACTTGGTTGAAGATGTGACAAGATATATAACACAAAATTATAACTCATCAAAATGTataataaaatagtatataGAGTGGGACCAAAATAGAAGGCACAAATTACAAGaaacaaatgaagaaatgaTGTAATGGGTTGAAGGATATGGGTAGTAGGATAAAGTAAAGAGCACTAGATGTGGAGGTAATATATGTTGAagaatatcataaaaataaaaaaaaatataacagtTGTATTTGAAGGTGACTTTAGATTGAAGCCATGGAAAACTATTAAAAGTGGCTATAAAGGTATTAATAGTAATAGTTGTAGATAAGTAaagatattttctaatatgGGACCAAAAAAAATAGGCAAGTGTACGAAAGGAGTACCTTTCCTTTAAAGAACAAACAAGAAAATACCAGAAGGAATCgtcgataaaaaaaattagtttatgaaaatataattcattCGATTTATTTAAGTTTGAATTGGTCACTGACTTGTTGATTTCAAATCGAAAGTTAGTTTCCTCGCCATTTAAATTagactcatttttttttatagaaatgtTCTTTTGAAATTACGTTTAGcgtctttttattattttttcgatagATACCTCATATCTGTAGATggaattaaaagaatttttttcattttgtatatAGTTATAATAAGAAAATCTTTTATTAGGTATTaaggtaattttttaaaataaaataaaattcaaacttaataCTAAAAATTGAATGAGTTgagttataaatttatttttagtccaTTTTAATTCCAACAATATGttgatttttaaacaaaaaatataggCGCCGAAATCAGAAATTCAtgtgttttaatattttatattttattttaatataaattttttagaaaCATGTGTATTCTTGTTGTCGGTctgtctatttttttaaattaattttttttactcgCATATTTTCGTAAATAAATAATGGAAATCCTTTAATACCTACAATTCagaaatttctaaatatttatattgaaaatggCCGGTAGCggaacaacaataataattacGCCATAATCATGGAAAATTCCtcaaattttaatagttttggaagtttgaatttataattataaaattataataaactCAGTAATAATTAAGAGCATAAAGATTGAACCGTCGtcatgtttaaaatttaaattcaccTCGAAATCACATTTcttccattttaatttattataaaccagaataagtaaataaaaataaaaattattagaaattttttgcagtttatcaaaaaataaaaaaataataaatgtccACATTGTTTAATGGAAAAACCAATAATTTTTGCTTGCAACTTGAGGCAAGGATTTGCAATCTATTTCCCAGAAAATAAAAGCTAGGAGAAACAAGAGattataatttattagttattttttaatctacttttatcattcattatatatagttatcttttataacattaaatttataatattcaaataatgTTAAGATACAATTAtcgttatttttaatatatttctttaaatacgtattaaattaatattggatgattaaaaatttaatactggacaattaattattaattttaggcATAGGATAccttataaaataaagtttcttCTTGAGGAGTTTGACCACAAACTTTTCTGGAAAAGTTTACTAgctttttgcttgtttttattttttatttttcttaaaagtttttcaaaaaataaaattggaaaaaagCGTGTGGGagtattttatataaaaaagttattttctctaacaaaattaaagttcttaaaatataagaaaaattactCCCCCCgtgattaaaaataagttataaaaattaattattttatttcgtccTTTAACATATATCGTCTTCATCCCACCTACGTCGCATTATTCAAATCCCCTACCATCCAATATACTCTTATACATTTACTCCCATTTCtcgtaatatttatttaaattatatataaataattttaaaacattatttccTACTTACACAAcgattacataaaataaatttggttttatttaaatttttttttttaaaaaaaatcatacataatttttttaaatttggttATTTGTGCAGGATATTGAGTAGTACAGTACTACTATTGATAAGATGGAATATTGGAACTTCCTCAAAtagcaaaaattataaaaacaagatgggaacaaaaaagaaaaggcaaatcattataaaaaataaaataacttattttatttatccattttagtaaatctaaaaaatattttttctcactatctttattattaagtaactatataaaataataatagtcaaatttaaaattcaaaatataatttagtaaaatacacttttaattaatttttttatgaaatatattaagttaatatgagTCAAATAATACGAAACGATGGAGTATTAAAAATCTATTACTCATCAAACTtctagaaaagaaaaagaaaaaaaaatatccaaaaaaggCGTTCAAATGATGGAAAGCATGTAGGTGTTAGTCACAAAAAGAGAAGTACGTGGACAATTTGATCTCAACATCATAACTTATTAAGACCTAATAATGATTATAATTATAGTGGTTAGTGTGGATTAACATATATCTGTCACTATTAAGAAATATTACCACCAAAcactttttatgttttatcATATTGTGGTGTTCTTTATCTATATTAGAGTCTGATTATATCTAATTCACAGCGAAAAGTTTAATATCAGAGATAAAACATTCTCTAAAAAAGACAATTCTGgatcaagaaaattcaaatccAACCTATAAGTAATtggaataaaatatttgataaaacttCATATTCAAAAGAGCTTCTCCATAAATCTTTTCTAAAAAGAATTCAAATGGAAATCATGTGTCTATTAACCATGAGGAAGCATAGTATATGAGGACAATTTGATCACAACAATATAATTGTAATGGATTATGGTGTGGACGATTgaataataaacatatatatacttctaacaaatatataatacataatattattaaaaaaaagttcttcAGATATCTTGTATCTCTTTAAAATTTGGTCAATTTAAGTTTACGATGAAAACTTTTACTTGAGAGTGTTCTGAATTCTCAAAGATGTGACTTCATACTATTCAAAATTACTGATTAAGAATGAAAGAATATTgattattatatcataatttttgatAGTCTAACAATACAATAAATCTCTCGTCTATTTCATCTTGCTGCGCctaccaatcacaatataagAGTAGGTTTAACAATAaggttattatttaattttcacattaaattttaagtaGAAATCTCAGGTTCTACTTTTATAAGGAGCGCTCCTCAAGCggcacaaatttaaaataattaaattttaatataagtaTCAAACACGAATATAGATTTTCAGTGAGTAACCATATATGctgattaaattattataagatTCAATATCTCTTCACCTGctcctatttttttaattttatttttaattagcttTACTactaaaaagatatttttctaatctttttgttttttattcttcttgatgtttagtttaatttttcttttttctctatcCCTTTCAAAACTTTTTCCCCACTAAATACattcaaataatcaaatttggtTATTTCTCAGAATCGTAATTGACTTTGcttgttatttttttgtcattatcaaattttaaattcatttgttttatttaattaatttcatttccTTCTATTTATTTGGGGTGTCAAATCAAGCATCTTATAAGTTATAAGTCAGAACTATTTTTCATCTGAgcaattaaaataacaaaaagattcATCCATTAAATTAGTTGTTCTTAAAGTGATAAGCATGCTTTAATTCttgttaaataatttaattataaactaaaactCTTTTTAATACAATTTATAGGTCGATTTCAACAACCTTAAAAGATATTATGTTAAACAGTTACCTAATTACGCGTTATAGTagtcattaaattttaattaagatCTTTTCATTAATATCTATTGGTTTtgtcaataattaattaaccaaggaaaagaaataagaaaagtGACAGGTGGATTTTTTATTACTCCCCTTTTCAAAAAGGATAATCTAGTTTGACTTAGAactaagtttaaaaaaagaaaaaaatctttttaattttgtggttctaaatcaaaataatgtcaaatgtaccaaatgtCCTtcaatcttgtggtcttaaacatgccacgtgaaaagttaaaattaaagtgttgccaaaaaagaaaaaggatcattctttttgaaacagactaaaaagaaaataagaacattctttttaaaatggagAGAGTAATAGATTTGATACAAAGATTTCCACGgtattttacaaaatatttaggGGAAAAGGGGTTGGCCAAAAGGAAAAGGAAGGTACAAACAAACGAGacatcaattttgtatttttactaaGAGATCGaagtatgaaaaaataaatatacgaTACCAAGAATTAAAGAAGTTGAAATTgaacatctactatatataaaGACAATAGAGATTTTGCTCAAATAATAAGCATTCTTTACCTCTCGTCTTGAAAAATGCAAAGTCAAAATTTTCGTTAAGAGGTTTAAATATAAAGAAGTTAACATATAAAGAAgtcaagaaaatttaaatttattattattattattattatgaaagtAATCGAATTCAGATAAACTAATCGTACTCATATAATTCTGCCCCGTTATAAAAAAGCAAAGAGGATAAAGATTTCCAAAGAGTGataataaaactaaatatatatataaattgtcaAAGAGGATTCAGATAAATAACTTCAATGctgtagatttttttttcaaaaagttaaaaagaaataatttaaatttgaagattaattaattcaaataagaTGCTAGTGTATCAAGTTGACccattatttcaaatttgaaaaagagtttttttttttttggagttctcaaattttaattgtactttgtttttattaatgattagtACATGCATTGTCAATATTCTGCATAATTATATTTCCTGTGCATGcatgatattttaattaattagaaggTACAtggaattattaatataaatattttattttcccaTTCA is part of the Solanum pennellii chromosome 8, SPENNV200 genome and harbors:
- the LOC107027851 gene encoding type I inositol polyphosphate 5-phosphatase 2-like — protein: MKKWLNIAPKVCDFSEDEVDTETESEDDACSLKDERMVEDHGHRKPGKLNECHTQTTGKPSVEYTPRHRRGKSETLRAQYINTKEVRVTVGTWNVAGRLPDEDLDIDEWICMQEPADIYILGFQEVVPLNAGNVLGAENRRPVPKWEAIIRRTLNRTEEPETKLKSYSAPPSPVLRTSSADDIIADVVDAPELDRMENEASIDTALIFENNTINLGKNLHVKRMYGIDCDSRLDWPERPLDAASQLLSSNLKLRRVFSSTARVGFGTVDNHLAFDTTGLDGRGLKRVHQSSGNLGLMSMDKKEEPVVLDALSDGPDQFFDEENDMXLFSFA